In Nasonia vitripennis strain AsymCx chromosome 2, Nvit_psr_1.1, whole genome shotgun sequence, a genomic segment contains:
- the LOC100233149 gene encoding uncharacterized protein LOC100233149 (The RefSeq protein has 1 substitution compared to this genomic sequence): protein MDKQTFNIMDKMNEIKHWWNSVNYLKKFDGEQANNARMYFVQRCREFSKTLELPNQNFGPSVMCSHCGSLWSKNESQIRILPGKNPSKSVKEIIKSCSEDNKISRFRATLMKKSLRNKMNKVVIKCSVCSKNTQISCTKPVRPKPKKEDNKEVANVRKKKKKKGKDKTAGLKISTMKTPDVTEKKQVEPVVSTPISINVKKPKGKQVTSVQKVRKINLNKLNNVLNDSKVQKSRSSFNNFLKELY from the exons ATGGATAAACAAACATTCAATATAATGGATAAGATGAACGAAATAAAGCACTGGTGGAATTCTGTAAattatctgaaaaaattcgaTGGAGAACAAGCAAACAACGCCAGGATGTATTTTGT ACAACGGTGCAGAGAGTTTTCTAAAACGTTAGAATTACCAAACCAAAATTTTGGTCCATCAGTTATGTGTTCACATTGCGGATCTTTATGGTCGAAaaatgaatcacaaattagaaTTTTACCTGGTAAGAATCCATCCAAGTCTGTCAAAGAGATAATTAAGTCTTGCTCAGAAGATAACAAAATATCAAGATTTCGTGCAACATTGATGAAGAAGAGTTTGAGAAATAAAATGAACAAAGTTGTTATCAAATGCTCTGTTTGttcaaaaaatacacaaattagTTGTACAAAACCAGTAAGACCAAAACCTAAGAAAGAGGATAATAAGGAAGTTGCAAATGTacgcaagaaaaaaaagaagaaaggaaAAGACAAAACTGCTGGTTTGAAGATATCCACCATGAAAACACCCGATGTAACAGAAAAGAAGCAGGTGGAACCTGTTGTTTCTACCCCTATCagtataaatgttaaaaaaccTAAAGGAAAGCAAGTAACTTCAGTACAGAAAGTCAGAAAAATTAACTTGAATAAACTGAATAATGTCTTGAATGACAGTAAGGTTCAGAAGTCAAGGAGCAGTCTTAATAATTTTCTCAAAGAACTTTATTAA
- the Ctps gene encoding CTP synthase, with protein sequence MKYILVTGGVISGVGKGVIASSFGTILKSCGIHVTSIKIDPYINIDAGTFSPYEHGEVYVLDDGGEVDLDLGNYERFLDVILHKDNNITTGKVYEHVIRKERKGDYLGKTVQVVPHITDAIQEWVEKISKQPVTDDGKIPEVCIVELGGTIGDIEGMPFVEAFRQFQFRVKRENFCCAHVSLVPSPKSTGEPKTKPTQSSVRELRGLGLSPDLIICRSEKPIGDSIKEKVSNFCHVAPQQVITIHDLSSIYRVPLLMEEQGIIQYLNERLQLNIQMPLPLTFMSTWRNLAERVDHLRKTVNIALVGKYTKLEDAYASVIKALQHASIKSGYKLKLSFIDAVHLEQESKEAEPVLYHKAWQQLCSADGVIVPGGFGQRGINGKIEACKWCREHNTPLLGICLGLQTIVIEFARNVLKLEDANSTEMDPECKNPLVIDMPEHNQGDMGGTMRLGKRPTRFIPQQSTLRQLYGNEEIIQERHRHRYEVNPKYVNDLEASGLKFVGRDEENIRMEIVELEGHDYYVATQFHPEYLSRPLKPSPPFLGLILASVGKLKSYLAKGCRLSPSQLSDNDSDEGSAVDIYHAQTEKLIALNTPGATVPVLLVDEKK encoded by the exons atgAAGTACATCCTGGTAACCGGCGGCGTGATCAGCGGCGTGGGTAAGGGCGTCATCGCCTCGAGTTTCGGTACGATCCTCAAATCCTGTGGCATACACGTTACTTCGATCAAGATCGACCCTTACATTAACATCGACGCGGGCACCTTCTCACCTTACGAACACGGAGAGGTCTACGTTTTGGACGACGGCGGCGAGGTCGACCTTGATCTCGGCAACTACGAGAGGTTCCTCGACGTTATCCTCCACAAGGACAACAATATCACTACTG GAAAAGTCTATGAGCATGTCAtcagaaaagaaagaaagggTGACTACCTTGGCAAAACAGTTCAAGTAGTGCCGCACATTACAGATGCCATTCAAGAATGGGTTGAGAAAATATCAAAGCAGCCAGTAACAGATGATGGAAAAATTCCAGAGGTCTGCATAGTAGAACTTGGAGGAACCATAGGAGATATCGAAGGCATGCCATTTGTAGAAGCCTTTAGACAATTTCAGTTCAGAGTAAAGAGAGAAAACTTCTGCTGTGCACATGTGTCTCTTGTGCCATCACCAAAGTCAACTGGAGAACCAAAGACAAAACCCACACAATCAAGTGTAAGGGAACTGCGTGGACTTGGATTGTCTCCAGACTTGATCATCTGCAGATCAGAAAAGCCTATTGGTGATTCTATAAAAGAGAAGGTCTCAAACTTCTGTCATGTTGCACCTCAGCAAGTAATTACTATTCACGATCTCTCTTCCATTTACCGTGTTCCTCTGCTTATGGAAGAACAAGGAATAATTCAATACCTCAACGAAAGACTTCAATTGAATATACAAATGCCTCTTCCACTTACATTCATGAGTACATGGAGAAATCTTGCAGAACGTGTTGATCATTTAAGGAAAA ctgTAAATATTGCATTGGTTGGTAAATATACCAAACTTGAAGATGCATATGCTTCAGTCATAAAAGCACTACAACATGCCTCAATAAAATCTGGttacaaattaaaattgtCATTCATTGATGCGGTTCATCTTGAACAAGAATCAAAAGAAGCAGAGCCTGTCTTGTATCACAAAGCTTGGCAGCAACTTTGCAGCGCTGATGGTGTCATAGTTCCAGGTGGTTTTGGTCAAAGAGGAATCAATGGAAAGATTGAAGCCTGCAAATGGTGCAGAGAGCACAACACACCTTTACTTGGTATTTGTCTAGGTTTACAAACTATAGTCATAGAATTCGCTAGAAATGTATTGAAACTCGAAGATGCCAATAGCACAGAAATGGACCCAGAATGCAAGAATCCTCTAGTTATAGATATGCCTGAGCACAATCAGGGAGATATGGGTGGCACAATGAGATTGGGTAAGAGACCAACTCGTTTTATACCTCAACAGTCTACACTGCGACAGCTTTATGGAAATGAAGAAATTATACAAGAGAGACATAGGCATAGGTATGAAGTTAATCCAAAATACGTTAACGATCTGGAAGCGTCTGGCCTAAAGTTTGTTGGTCGTGATGAGGAAAATATTAGAATGGAAATAGTTGAACTGGAAGGTCACGATTACTATGTTGCCACACAGTTTCATCCGGAATACTTATCTAGGCCATTAAAACCGTCGCCACCATTTTTAGGATTAATATTAGCTAGTGTaggaaaattaaaatcttattTGGCTAAGGGATGTAGATTGTCACCTTCACAGCTTAGTGACAATGATTCAGATGAAGGATCTGCTGTAGATATATATCATGCTCAAACAGAAAAGTTAATTGCATTGAATACGCCTGGAGCTACAGTACCTGTTTTACtagtggatgaaaaaaaatga